One genomic segment of Novisyntrophococcus fermenticellae includes these proteins:
- a CDS encoding TetR/AcrR family transcriptional regulator C-terminal domain-containing protein: protein MPDSNITKNALAAAMKKLMKRKPFSKISVTDICDECGMNRKSFYYHFKDKYDLVNWIFYVNFVSEITVHSHENGWELLVAICELFYKEKDFYRAALMIEGQNSFREYFYETLQPIVAFFVQDIFPNSEEQEFFSVFIAEGFLATMVCWLSGNSDMPPRKFVGQIRDIIIALAANLEKDMEDN, encoded by the coding sequence ATGCCGGATTCAAATATCACAAAAAACGCATTGGCAGCTGCCATGAAGAAACTTATGAAACGGAAGCCCTTTTCGAAAATCAGTGTGACGGATATATGTGACGAATGCGGGATGAACAGGAAGAGCTTTTATTACCATTTTAAAGATAAGTATGATTTGGTAAACTGGATCTTTTATGTGAACTTTGTCAGTGAAATTACCGTGCATTCCCATGAAAACGGCTGGGAGCTGCTGGTAGCAATCTGTGAGCTGTTTTATAAAGAAAAAGACTTTTACCGTGCAGCTCTTATGATAGAAGGACAAAATTCTTTCCGGGAGTATTTTTATGAAACTTTACAGCCTATCGTGGCGTTCTTTGTTCAGGATATTTTTCCGAATTCAGAGGAACAGGAATTTTTCAGCGTATTTATTGCAGAAGGTTTCCTGGCAACCATGGTATGCTGGCTGTCAGGAAACTCAGATATGCCGCCCAGGAAATTTGTTGGTCAAATCCGGGACATCATCATCGCTCTGGCTGCCAATCTGGAAAAAGATATGGAGGACAATTAG
- a CDS encoding radical SAM protein: MGDGLKNTATRAAFGAAIDGVLRYVNKNEEDREKAFLKLVDLSEKFLGDTFSPETFESARELVHDTDGKWMRFINTALNELDPHVIKMNALNLGYQAGFYGFKKTQALQEELDCNVPWIILMDPTSACNLHCTGCWAAEYGNRLNLSYEDLDQIVSQGKELGIYFYMMTGGEPLVRKKDIIKLCRKHKDCAFHAFTNGTLIDEEFCRETAEVGNLTFSLSLEGFEEVNDGRRGNGIFNKVMDAMDLMKKHGLLFGTSICYTSANYKTVTSDEFLDMIIEKGVRYTWYFHYMPVGNDAAVELLPTKEQREFMYHRVREIRSSDSDKAIFAMDFQNDGEFVGGCIAGGRFYCHINPNGDVEPCVFIHYSSANIHDMPLLECFKQPLFAEYRKGQPFNHNMLRPCPMLENPGSLKTMVEKTGAHSTDLQSPESAEHLCEKCEAYASCWTGKADDLWEKSEKAKEAKKEQQAEAAAK; this comes from the coding sequence ATGGGCGACGGATTAAAAAATACCGCAACAAGAGCTGCCTTCGGTGCAGCGATTGACGGGGTATTGAGATATGTTAATAAGAACGAAGAGGACAGAGAAAAAGCTTTTTTAAAACTGGTTGACTTGTCAGAAAAGTTTCTGGGAGACACCTTTTCTCCGGAAACATTTGAAAGTGCACGGGAGCTGGTACACGATACAGATGGAAAGTGGATGCGGTTTATCAATACCGCTTTAAATGAACTGGATCCACATGTAATCAAGATGAATGCATTAAATCTGGGGTATCAGGCCGGGTTCTACGGGTTTAAAAAGACACAGGCACTTCAGGAAGAGTTGGATTGTAATGTTCCATGGATTATCCTGATGGATCCCACCAGCGCCTGCAATCTGCATTGCACCGGATGCTGGGCGGCGGAGTATGGAAACAGACTGAACTTGAGTTACGAGGACTTAGATCAGATTGTGAGTCAGGGAAAAGAACTGGGTATCTATTTCTATATGATGACCGGCGGGGAGCCTCTGGTGAGGAAAAAAGATATCATTAAACTTTGCAGAAAACATAAAGATTGCGCATTCCATGCATTTACCAATGGGACTTTAATTGATGAAGAGTTCTGCCGGGAGACGGCAGAGGTTGGAAACCTGACGTTTTCCTTAAGCCTTGAAGGCTTTGAAGAGGTAAATGACGGAAGAAGGGGGAACGGTATCTTTAACAAGGTTATGGATGCTATGGATCTCATGAAAAAACATGGGCTTTTGTTCGGAACCTCCATCTGTTATACCAGTGCCAATTATAAGACGGTAACATCGGATGAGTTCCTGGATATGATTATTGAAAAAGGGGTCCGCTATACATGGTATTTTCATTATATGCCGGTTGGAAATGATGCGGCAGTGGAACTGCTTCCGACAAAAGAACAGCGGGAATTTATGTATCACAGAGTCAGAGAAATACGAAGTAGTGACAGTGATAAGGCTATTTTCGCCATGGACTTCCAAAATGACGGGGAGTTTGTGGGAGGATGTATTGCAGGCGGAAGATTCTACTGCCATATCAATCCGAATGGAGATGTGGAGCCCTGTGTATTCATTCATTATTCCAGTGCCAATATCCACGACATGCCGCTATTGGAATGCTTTAAACAGCCATTGTTTGCGGAATACCGGAAAGGGCAGCCTTTCAATCATAACATGTTACGGCCATGTCCGATGTTGGAAAACCCCGGAAGCCTAAAGACTATGGTAGAAAAAACAGGTGCACATTCAACCGATCTTCAATCACCCGAGTCGGCAGAGCATCTGTGTGAGAAATGCGAAGCCTATGCTTCCTGCTGGACAGGGAAGGCGGATGATTTGTGGGAGAAATCCGAAAAGGCAAAAGAAGCAAAAAAAGAACAGCAAGCTGAAGCTGCTGCCAAATAG
- a CDS encoding PHP-associated domain-containing protein, with translation MKFDMHCHTKEGSMDGKVIIEEFIRRLEEKGFGGMLVSDHNSYDGYRKWKNSIKGKQHYDFVVLKGVEYDTMDCGHILVIMPEGVKLWILEMRGLPVGMLIKIVHYYGGILGPAHPFGEKYMSAMTTRQQKIKYAKRLSNLVSQFDFIEIFNACEKKSVNDKAYELAREYAKPGFGGSDAHKTDCIGMGYTDLPEYIRSESDLIAYVKTGPQIECGGTFYERTTKDRLGKAHAVLVESFYVYNKMGNAFRSYKRHKELKNIFDRQKGLH, from the coding sequence ATGAAATTTGATATGCATTGTCATACAAAAGAAGGCTCCATGGATGGAAAGGTCATCATAGAGGAGTTTATCCGGCGTCTTGAGGAAAAAGGATTTGGAGGCATGCTGGTTTCGGATCACAATTCTTACGACGGTTACCGGAAGTGGAAAAATTCTATTAAAGGAAAACAACATTATGATTTTGTGGTTTTAAAGGGCGTGGAGTATGACACGATGGATTGCGGGCATATTCTGGTTATCATGCCCGAAGGGGTAAAACTCTGGATATTGGAAATGCGCGGACTGCCTGTTGGAATGTTGATTAAGATCGTCCATTATTATGGCGGTATTCTCGGTCCGGCTCATCCTTTCGGGGAAAAGTATATGAGTGCCATGACAACCAGGCAGCAGAAAATAAAGTATGCAAAACGTCTGAGCAATCTGGTAAGCCAGTTTGACTTTATAGAGATTTTTAATGCCTGTGAAAAAAAGTCTGTTAACGACAAGGCATATGAGCTGGCCCGGGAATATGCGAAACCAGGTTTCGGCGGCAGCGATGCACATAAAACAGACTGTATTGGGATGGGATATACGGATTTGCCGGAATATATCCGAAGCGAGTCGGATCTGATTGCGTATGTGAAGACGGGCCCTCAGATTGAATGCGGGGGTACCTTCTATGAACGTACGACCAAAGACCGCCTGGGAAAGGCACATGCAGTTCTTGTGGAGTCCTTTTACGTTTATAACAAGATGGGAAATGCGTTTCGAAGTTATAAAAGGCATAAAGAGCTGAAAAACATATTTGACCGTCAAAAAGGGCTGCATTAA
- the recQ gene encoding DNA helicase RecQ, producing MTKEEILRTYFGYDSFREGQELMVDSIMSGRDVLGVMPTGAGKSICYQIPALYMDGITLVISPLISLMKDQVYSLNQVGVHAAYMNSSLTPGQNRTALNRARKGQYKIIYVAPERLETEEFMNFALHSQICMVAVDEAHCISQWGQDFRPSYLNITRFIERLPIRPVLSAFTATATREVTEDISCILKLKDPQVLITGFDRKNLYFEVQAPRDKDAWILQYMEKHPGESGIIYCATRKNVDEVCALLKQKGILVTRYHAGLGDEERRRNQEDFIYDVKPVMVATNAFGMGIDKSNVRYVIHYNMPKNMESYYQEAGRAGRDGEPSECVLLYAPKDVVVNQFLIEKSNENVDMDGESLRLIRERDEERLKRMTYYCITRDCLREYILRYFGEKTVNCCENCSNCNTQFEEVDITGISQTILLCVRQCNGRYGINVITQTLWGMRQAKLKAYGMLDNQQYGKLKDIGEIRLKQMINKLLLDGCLMQTNDKYGLLRIGPAGRELLSGEHTVIMKLPKEDVHAVKEQDSGKQKRRTDILNSKGLQLFEELRGIRTKLAKEEGMPPYIIFSDKSLTDMCVKVPMNREEMLEVSGVGEHKYQKYGQIFLDAIAGFTDGKKEIYYYEEEMHA from the coding sequence ATGACAAAAGAAGAAATACTCCGGACCTATTTTGGATACGATTCCTTTCGGGAAGGCCAGGAACTGATGGTGGACAGTATTATGTCCGGCCGGGATGTGTTGGGTGTTATGCCTACCGGAGCCGGTAAATCTATCTGCTATCAGATTCCGGCTCTGTATATGGATGGAATTACCCTAGTGATTTCACCGTTGATTTCTTTGATGAAAGATCAGGTTTATTCCCTCAATCAGGTGGGGGTGCATGCTGCCTATATGAACAGTTCCTTGACGCCGGGACAGAACCGGACTGCTCTGAACCGTGCACGAAAAGGACAATACAAAATTATTTATGTGGCTCCTGAGCGCTTGGAAACAGAGGAATTTATGAATTTTGCATTACATAGTCAAATCTGTATGGTGGCAGTTGATGAAGCACATTGTATCTCGCAATGGGGACAAGATTTCCGCCCCAGCTATCTGAATATTACCCGTTTTATAGAAAGGCTGCCCATTCGTCCGGTCTTAAGTGCATTTACAGCCACTGCAACAAGGGAGGTTACGGAGGATATCTCATGTATCCTGAAACTCAAAGACCCGCAGGTGCTTATTACCGGATTTGACCGCAAGAACCTGTATTTCGAGGTTCAGGCACCCAGGGATAAAGACGCCTGGATACTTCAGTATATGGAGAAGCATCCAGGTGAAAGTGGGATTATTTACTGTGCAACAAGAAAAAATGTGGACGAAGTCTGTGCACTTCTTAAGCAGAAGGGAATATTAGTTACCAGATACCATGCCGGTCTTGGGGATGAGGAGCGGCGGCGGAATCAGGAAGATTTTATCTATGATGTCAAACCGGTAATGGTAGCGACCAACGCCTTTGGAATGGGAATTGACAAGTCCAATGTACGCTATGTCATTCACTACAATATGCCTAAGAACATGGAAAGCTACTATCAGGAAGCCGGTCGGGCCGGCCGGGACGGAGAACCGTCGGAATGTGTTTTACTTTACGCTCCGAAGGATGTGGTGGTGAATCAGTTCTTGATTGAAAAGAGTAATGAGAATGTTGATATGGATGGGGAGTCTTTAAGGCTTATTCGGGAACGGGACGAAGAGCGGTTGAAAAGAATGACTTACTACTGTATCACCAGAGATTGTCTGCGAGAATATATTCTGCGGTATTTTGGAGAAAAGACGGTTAACTGTTGTGAAAATTGTTCGAACTGCAATACGCAGTTTGAAGAAGTTGACATAACTGGAATAAGTCAGACGATTCTTTTATGCGTCCGGCAGTGTAATGGTCGTTATGGAATAAATGTGATTACCCAGACACTGTGGGGCATGAGACAAGCAAAATTAAAAGCGTATGGAATGCTTGATAATCAGCAGTATGGGAAGCTTAAGGATATTGGTGAGATTCGTCTGAAACAGATGATCAACAAGCTTCTGTTGGATGGATGTCTGATGCAGACAAATGATAAATATGGACTACTCAGAATCGGACCGGCAGGCCGGGAACTCCTCTCAGGGGAACACACCGTGATTATGAAGCTGCCTAAAGAAGACGTCCATGCTGTAAAAGAGCAGGACAGTGGAAAGCAAAAAAGACGCACCGACATTCTTAACTCGAAAGGGTTACAGCTTTTTGAAGAACTGCGTGGGATTCGTACAAAGCTGGCTAAAGAAGAAGGTATGCCGCCCTATATTATCTTTTCCGATAAGAGCCTGACGGATATGTGCGTGAAGGTTCCGATGAACAGAGAAGAGATGCTCGAAGTATCC
- the rpsR gene encoding 30S ribosomal protein S18, protein MAFNRGERRGRRRKVCVFCGKDNVIDYKDANKLSRYISERGKILPRRVTGNCAKHQREITSAIKRARHMAIMPYVAD, encoded by the coding sequence ATGGCTTTCAATAGAGGTGAAAGACGCGGACGCAGAAGAAAAGTTTGTGTATTCTGCGGTAAAGATAATGTTATTGATTACAAGGATGCGAATAAATTGAGCAGATATATTTCTGAAAGAGGAAAAATTCTCCCCAGAAGAGTTACAGGAAACTGTGCAAAGCATCAAAGAGAGATTACATCTGCAATAAAAAGAGCACGTCATATGGCAATTATGCCATACGTTGCTGATTAA
- the rpsF gene encoding 30S ribosomal protein S6: MNKYELALVVSAKIEDEERAAVVEKAKGYITRYDGTISEVEEWGKKKLAYEINHMREGFYYFIQFEADATAPAEIERHVRIMDNVLRYLVVRKDAK; the protein is encoded by the coding sequence ATGAACAAGTACGAATTAGCATTAGTCGTAAGTGCAAAGATCGAAGACGAGGAAAGAGCTGCAGTAGTTGAAAAAGCGAAGGGCTATATCACTCGTTATGATGGCACAATCAGCGAAGTTGAAGAGTGGGGCAAGAAAAAACTTGCTTACGAAATTAACCATATGCGCGAAGGCTTCTACTATTTCATTCAGTTTGAAGCAGATGCCACTGCTCCGGCAGAAATCGAGCGTCATGTCCGTATTATGGACAATGTGCTGAGATATCTGGTTGTCAGAAAAGACGCAAAGTAA